One window of candidate division KSB1 bacterium genomic DNA carries:
- a CDS encoding histidine phosphatase family protein, whose product MQQSQTYSSLQVFLDSLKENCLLLARHGESDWNSIDLIQGQQDRPLSPEGFNQRKNLFFLLQSVPIARIFTSALQRTIQTAIPISDDKKIPLEKMPELNEAKLGIFEGQNRSFPSDEFSKKMYRSFLDDEINVILPGGGENLKMVDKRIAKPVAIFLDAVSSGHILIVGHRNVNKMIMRTILGLSFNDGYRVEHENNCLYVFEPKSQKAFFLSIENPGAFIKIEQGYVKIGMTS is encoded by the coding sequence ATGCAACAATCTCAAACATATAGTTCATTGCAGGTATTTCTGGACAGCTTAAAGGAGAACTGCCTGCTTCTTGCACGGCATGGTGAAAGCGACTGGAATTCCATTGACCTTATTCAAGGGCAGCAAGACAGACCACTCAGCCCTGAAGGGTTTAATCAAAGGAAAAACCTCTTTTTCTTATTGCAGTCCGTACCCATTGCACGGATATTCACAAGTGCACTTCAACGGACTATCCAGACAGCAATACCGATCAGCGATGATAAGAAAATTCCTCTGGAAAAAATGCCGGAATTAAATGAGGCAAAACTTGGAATTTTTGAAGGCCAAAACCGGTCTTTCCCTTCTGATGAATTTTCCAAAAAGATGTACCGCTCATTTTTAGACGATGAAATTAACGTTATACTACCTGGAGGAGGAGAAAACCTGAAGATGGTTGACAAGAGAATTGCGAAGCCGGTTGCAATTTTTTTGGACGCCGTTAGTTCGGGACATATTCTTATTGTTGGGCATCGTAACGTTAACAAAATGATAATGAGAACTATTTTGGGTCTTTCCTTTAATGATGGATACCGGGTTGAACACGAGAATAATTGTCTTTATGTTTTTGAACCAAAAAGTCAGAAGGCTTTTTTTTTAAGCATTGAGAATCCTGGCGCTTTTATTAAAATTGAACAAGGATATGTAAAAATAGGAATGACCAGTTGA
- the aepY gene encoding phosphonopyruvate decarboxylase, translating to MINTGDFLELCLNRGFNFFTGTPCSYLKPIINYVISNDAFSFVNAANEGDAIALACGAVMAGKRSVVMFQNSGFGNAVNPLTSLSYTFKIPLLLIVTMRGEPSGPKDEPQHELMGKITTDILESMQIGWSYFPKSIEEIESALEKADAFMSDKKLPFAFVLRKGDITPYKLNSLDKTRSLHPAGSNKDNFDIRNNKMPTRNEALKTIQSVSEEGTAVIATTGFTGRELCMLDDRDNQLYMVGSMGCALSIGIGIAINKPALKVIVVDGDGALLMRTGSMAATSMYAPANLIHILFNNEIHESTGGQQTLSGNISFPAIAKGFGYNHIFSTDDLNVFNNFIFKAMVMKGPIFIHLKTHPGVPKNLGRPSVKPEQVKERFMKYLDKNYIKEIYVQRPTSSHIGRRDWVPS from the coding sequence CTCATATCTTAAACCAATTATTAATTATGTAATTAGCAACGACGCATTTAGTTTTGTCAATGCCGCAAACGAAGGTGATGCCATTGCATTGGCTTGCGGGGCTGTTATGGCAGGCAAAAGAAGCGTTGTCATGTTCCAGAATTCAGGGTTTGGCAATGCTGTAAACCCTTTGACTTCTTTGAGTTACACATTCAAAATCCCTTTGTTGTTAATAGTTACAATGCGTGGCGAACCGAGTGGCCCCAAAGATGAACCGCAACATGAACTTATGGGAAAAATTACAACAGATATTCTTGAATCCATGCAAATCGGATGGTCATACTTCCCAAAATCAATTGAAGAAATCGAGAGTGCCCTTGAAAAGGCAGATGCTTTTATGAGTGACAAAAAACTTCCTTTTGCATTTGTCTTGCGCAAAGGGGATATCACACCGTATAAACTAAATTCTCTCGATAAAACCAGATCTCTCCATCCTGCCGGATCAAATAAAGATAACTTTGATATTCGAAACAATAAAATGCCCACCCGCAACGAAGCCCTGAAAACAATACAGTCAGTATCGGAAGAAGGAACTGCTGTAATAGCAACGACAGGTTTTACCGGTCGTGAACTTTGTATGCTCGATGACAGAGATAACCAGCTTTATATGGTTGGTTCCATGGGATGCGCCCTTTCAATTGGGATCGGGATAGCTATCAACAAACCAGCGTTAAAAGTTATTGTGGTGGACGGAGATGGAGCCCTGCTGATGAGAACAGGCTCTATGGCAGCAACCAGCATGTACGCACCCGCTAATTTGATCCATATTCTTTTTAATAACGAAATTCATGAGTCAACAGGGGGGCAGCAGACATTATCAGGTAACATCTCATTTCCGGCAATTGCAAAGGGTTTTGGCTACAATCATATTTTTTCCACTGACGACCTTAATGTATTTAATAACTTCATATTTAAAGCGATGGTAATGAAAGGCCCCATTTTTATTCATCTCAAAACACATCCCGGTGTTCCGAAAAATTTAGGCAGACCATCGGTTAAACCGGAACAGGTAAAAGAAAGATTTATGAAGTATCTGGATAAAAATTATATAAAAGAGATTTATGTTCAACGTCCGACAAGCAGTCATATTGGGCGCCGGGATTGGGTCCCGTCTTAA
- a CDS encoding 2-aminoethylphosphonate--pyruvate transaminase, whose translation MFNVRQAVILGAGIGSRLKGKLNNRPKGFLKLGDMPIIEESVAKLIRAGINDIIIVTGYCYEFYNTLAEKYPFVRTVLNPEFATTGSMLSLCTAASYVTSDFLLLESDLVYEYSALRTLQNSPKENCILLSGQTGSGDEVYVGIQGERVVNMSKERDDIKILGGELVGISKISLKLYNQMLDITKEKCKDISQYHYEDCLTDSSDSNAIYYECVENLAWIEIDHENHLCKARENIYPLIEQRDAEKILSKRVSRNILLNPGPATTTNTVKYAMVVDDICPREHEFGELVNGIKQDLVRIVHGEDMYEAVLYASSGTGAVEAVLSSVVPHDKSVLIINNGAYGKRMQQICDGYGISHIDYNITWGDPVDCKKIEIILEQHKKDISHIAFIHHETTVGILNDITAISNIALQFGVEIIVDAMSSFAGIPINIKSSEIHYLIASANKCIQGMAGLSFVICKKESLEKTKEIKPRNFYFNLYQNYSFFTQKHEMQFTPPVQIFYALRQAINEYFLETEQRREQRYTEMYEVLEKGLQGIGFHFLIEKKYRAKILTAIIEPEDENYNFNEMHDFLYKRSYTIYPGKGAKQNTFRLANMGAITKNDITRFLGSLKEYLVVNDIKLFPVKQSV comes from the coding sequence ATGTTCAACGTCCGACAAGCAGTCATATTGGGCGCCGGGATTGGGTCCCGTCTTAAAGGCAAGCTCAATAACCGTCCTAAAGGATTTTTAAAATTGGGGGACATGCCGATTATCGAAGAATCTGTTGCTAAACTTATTCGCGCCGGAATAAATGATATTATCATCGTAACCGGCTATTGTTATGAATTCTATAATACGCTGGCTGAAAAATACCCTTTTGTTCGAACAGTTTTGAACCCGGAATTTGCGACCACCGGCAGTATGCTTTCACTCTGTACCGCGGCTTCATATGTAACAAGTGATTTCTTGCTTTTAGAGTCTGACCTGGTTTACGAATATAGCGCGCTCCGGACACTCCAGAATTCTCCAAAAGAAAATTGCATATTGCTCTCCGGGCAAACCGGATCAGGCGATGAAGTTTATGTTGGAATCCAGGGTGAAAGAGTCGTCAACATGTCGAAAGAGCGTGATGACATTAAAATTCTGGGAGGTGAGCTTGTCGGCATTTCTAAAATATCGTTAAAACTATATAATCAGATGCTGGATATTACCAAAGAGAAATGTAAGGATATCTCTCAGTATCATTATGAAGATTGTCTCACTGACAGTAGTGATTCGAATGCTATTTATTATGAATGCGTAGAAAATCTGGCATGGATAGAAATAGATCATGAAAACCATCTATGCAAAGCCCGTGAAAATATCTATCCGTTAATTGAACAAAGAGATGCTGAAAAAATTTTATCGAAAAGAGTTTCAAGAAATATCCTGCTTAACCCGGGGCCAGCTACCACTACAAATACTGTAAAATATGCCATGGTTGTTGACGATATCTGTCCGAGAGAACATGAGTTTGGCGAGCTTGTAAACGGTATCAAACAGGATTTGGTCAGGATTGTTCATGGCGAAGATATGTATGAAGCAGTGCTTTATGCTTCGTCAGGTACGGGCGCTGTTGAAGCCGTTTTAAGTTCGGTTGTTCCACATGATAAATCGGTGCTTATCATAAATAATGGCGCTTACGGTAAAAGGATGCAGCAGATTTGCGACGGCTATGGCATTTCCCACATCGATTACAATATAACCTGGGGTGACCCCGTAGATTGCAAAAAGATTGAAATAATTCTCGAGCAGCATAAAAAGGATATATCTCATATTGCTTTTATTCATCATGAGACGACCGTAGGAATCCTGAATGATATCACGGCAATTTCAAATATCGCCCTTCAATTTGGCGTTGAAATAATTGTAGATGCCATGTCCTCTTTCGCGGGTATCCCAATAAATATTAAGAGTTCTGAAATTCATTATCTTATTGCCTCGGCAAATAAATGTATCCAGGGAATGGCGGGTCTTAGCTTTGTGATCTGTAAAAAGGAATCCCTTGAAAAGACTAAGGAGATCAAACCAAGAAATTTCTATTTTAATCTTTATCAGAACTACTCCTTTTTTACTCAAAAACATGAGATGCAATTCACACCGCCAGTCCAGATTTTCTATGCACTGAGGCAGGCGATAAATGAATATTTTCTGGAAACAGAACAGCGTCGGGAACAGCGGTATACCGAAATGTATGAGGTTCTTGAAAAGGGTCTGCAAGGTATCGGTTTCCACTTTCTTATCGAGAAAAAATATCGTGCAAAAATATTGACGGCAATTATCGAGCCTGAAGATGAAAATTACAATTTTAATGAAATGCATGACTTTCTTTACAAGCGGAGTTATACAATTTACCCGGGGAAAGGCGCAAAACAGAACACTTTTCGTCTTGCAAATATGGGGGCCATAACAAAAAATGACATTACAAGATTTCTCGGTTCTTTGAAAGAATATCTTGTGGTGAACGACATAAAACTCTTTCCAGTTAAGCAGTCAGTATAA
- a CDS encoding T9SS type A sorting domain-containing protein has product MRKSILILVTIFFTAGFLVQPRLEAQISISKSVLSNGGVVINNGEFTMLGTVGQPFVGVVGNSTHVNRVGFWYLTDQKVATDVADDPNLSLPTEFGLDQNYPNPFNPETEIPFQLPQESDVGLKIFNIRGQLVRTLIQADYTPGFHSIRWDGKDNNGTSVSSGLYIYQFLAGEFVQVRKMSLLK; this is encoded by the coding sequence ATGAGAAAGTCAATATTAATTTTAGTGACGATTTTTTTTACTGCTGGCTTCTTAGTCCAGCCCCGCCTCGAGGCGCAAATCTCTATCTCCAAAAGTGTACTAAGCAATGGCGGTGTCGTTATCAACAATGGCGAATTTACCATGCTGGGAACGGTCGGACAACCATTCGTTGGTGTTGTAGGAAATTCAACCCATGTGAACCGGGTCGGTTTCTGGTATCTTACCGATCAAAAAGTAGCGACAGATGTTGCTGATGACCCAAACCTTAGCCTACCGACTGAATTCGGTCTTGACCAAAACTATCCGAACCCCTTCAACCCTGAAACTGAAATTCCATTTCAACTGCCGCAAGAATCCGATGTTGGTTTAAAGATATTCAACATTCGCGGCCAGCTTGTGCGCACACTCATACAAGCTGATTACACGCCTGGATTTCACAGCATTCGCTGGGATGGCAAGGATAACAATGGTACTTCTGTTTCGAGTGGATTGTATATTTACCAGTTCCTGGCTGGAGAGTTTGTCCAGGTCCGGAAGATGAGTTTGCTGAAATAG
- a CDS encoding CDP-alcohol phosphatidyltransferase family protein, producing MENHLKKIDLNVTQYPKLANKSSDGAFNYLVLRRLSAHITSFCLQRGISANSATIIDFILALFAALSLYMGYLFIGVTLIQLFGVWSCVDGEIARVTKSTSRLGDFYDTMIDRVAEYLITLALLLHMYKVAPDVHWGTIFFAYMGTIFFITASSEKFRSVFHKNYPKNDTELFFRWLCAGSDTRLFYISLGIIGYAISGYDTIIYWLIILQTVFLAFNFIFRLWKIPKLIKSAKDFPE from the coding sequence TTGGAAAATCACTTAAAAAAAATAGACCTGAATGTTACTCAATATCCGAAACTGGCAAACAAATCAAGTGATGGCGCTTTCAATTATCTGGTTTTACGCCGCTTGTCTGCTCACATAACAAGCTTCTGTTTGCAGCGGGGTATCTCCGCAAATTCAGCAACTATTATTGATTTCATTCTCGCCCTTTTTGCAGCATTGAGTTTGTACATGGGATATTTATTTATTGGCGTGACGCTAATTCAGCTCTTTGGCGTCTGGTCCTGTGTGGATGGGGAGATCGCCCGCGTGACAAAAAGTACCAGCAGGCTTGGTGATTTTTATGATACAATGATTGACAGGGTTGCCGAATACCTTATTACCCTGGCACTCTTGCTTCATATGTATAAGGTAGCGCCAGACGTCCACTGGGGCACGATTTTTTTTGCTTATATGGGTACAATATTTTTTATTACTGCGTCATCGGAAAAGTTTCGTTCTGTTTTCCATAAAAATTATCCCAAAAATGACACCGAGCTGTTTTTTCGCTGGCTTTGTGCAGGTAGCGACACACGACTTTTCTATATTTCCCTGGGTATTATTGGGTATGCCATTAGTGGTTATGATACTATAATTTATTGGCTAATAATTTTGCAGACCGTTTTCCTTGCTTTTAATTTTATATTCCGGTTATGGAAAATACCAAAACTAATAAAATCTGCTAAAGATTTTCCTGAGTAA